The stretch of DNA ATAGCCTGTCTGCGCTCCACTAATTTTCCATATAAATCAGGATAAAGTTTTTTAATACACTCAGGACAAAGTCCGTGGCTGAATTCCGCATCAGAATGGCTGGCAATATAAATTTCTACTTGCTCCCAATAGCCGTGGTCGTTGCGTATCTTTTTGCAGCCGCTACATATTGGCAACAGGCCGGTCAAAATTTTAACTTTGTCCAGCGCCTCTTGCAGCTCGGCATTGGTATGCTCCAGATCAACAGCGTGCTGATGCAGCGCCTCAACCAACCAGGTATTGTCAATGGCAATTGCGGCTGAAGCGGCAATGGTTTCAACCAGTTCCAGGTCATTCACGTCAAATGTACCATTTAACTTGTTGACCACTTCCAACACCCCAATCACGCGGTCACGCAGTTGTAATGGCACCGCCAGCAAGGATTCGGTACAAAAGCCGGTCTGTTTATCAATTCCGGAGAAGAAACGTGTATCGTTAGCTGGATCGGCAATGGTGGCGCTTTGCCCGGTTTGGGCTACCCAGCCAGCCACACCCTGACCCACCCGTACCCGCAAATCAGTCCAGCACTCCTCCGACTCCTCTTGAAAAGCCGCCACACAAACCAACCACTCTTCCTGTTCTTGATCTTTGAGCCACACCGATGTCCCCGTTGCGCCCACAATCTCGGTAACGGTCTGCTGAATTTGCTCAGCGATACGCTGTAGGTCAAGGGTGGCAATAAGTTCCCGGCCCACCTGATTGAGCAAAGCCAATTGATGGTTGCGTTGTTTAAGCGCCAGGTGAATTTTGACCCGCGTCAAAACTTCTTCGTAACGAAAAGGTTTGGTAATATAATCAACGCCTCCGGCGGAGTAGGCCTGAACCTTGGCTATCACTTCATCCAGGGCCGTCACAAAAATTACGGGGATATCTCGGGTGCGTT from Anaerolineae bacterium encodes:
- a CDS encoding response regulator → MNTALSETTVATILVVDDLLTDLDFLVDTLSLHGYQLQTALNGPDALSLAQTDPPDLILLDVMMPGMDGYEVCRQLKANERTRDIPVIFVTALDEVIAKVQAYSAGGVDYITKPFRYEEVLTRVKIHLALKQRNHQLALLNQVGRELIATLDLQRIAEQIQQTVTEIVGATGTSVWLKDQEQEEWLVCVAAFQEESEECWTDLRVRVGQGVAGWVAQTGQSATIADPANDTRFFSGIDKQTGFCTESLLAVPLQLRDRVIGVLEVVNKLNGTFDVNDLELVETIAASAAIAIDNTWLVEALHQHAVDLEHTNAELQEALDKVKILTGLLPICSGCKKIRNDHGYWEQVEIYIASHSDAEFSHGLCPECIKKLYPDLYGKLVERRQAILQALTDLGRADLETIATAVKLPESNTLNRLHDMAAEGLIKRVDVAGQTFYELPTEP